A single window of Ferrimonas balearica DSM 9799 DNA harbors:
- a CDS encoding DUF350 domain-containing protein: protein MISDSLSGLTPFLLYFGTGLAAMVLFKVLYALLTPFDEWQLVKQDFNTAAAISIGGALMGFTLALASAAKHSVAYSDFLIWAAIAMAAQLLAFVVVRFVLMPNIVSKIENNQVAGAVVLASVNISVGLLNAACMSY, encoded by the coding sequence ATGATCTCTGACTCCCTCTCCGGTTTAACCCCCTTTCTGCTCTATTTCGGCACAGGCCTGGCAGCGATGGTGCTGTTTAAGGTGCTGTATGCCCTGTTGACCCCGTTCGACGAGTGGCAGCTGGTGAAGCAGGACTTCAATACCGCCGCCGCCATCAGCATCGGTGGTGCCCTAATGGGTTTCACCCTGGCGCTGGCGTCCGCCGCCAAACACTCCGTCGCCTACAGCGACTTCCTGATCTGGGCGGCCATCGCCATGGCGGCGCAGTTGTTGGCCTTTGTTGTGGTGCGCTTCGTATTGATGCCCAACATCGTCAGTAAAATCGAGAACAACCAGGTGGCCGGTGCCGTCGTGCTGGCCAGTGTGAACATCAGTGTGGGCCTGCTGAAT